In a single window of the Massilia oculi genome:
- a CDS encoding DUF4404 family protein — protein sequence MQPEHDADLKARLKALHRELQETGDTDVELETLLRQLDGDIEKVLERRAEQQLDANTYGLGSRTQELAARFAARHPRVESGLRELGQILSNMGI from the coding sequence ATGCAACCAGAACACGATGCCGACCTGAAGGCACGCCTGAAAGCCCTGCACCGCGAGTTGCAAGAGACGGGCGACACCGATGTCGAACTGGAAACGCTGCTGCGCCAGCTCGATGGCGACATCGAGAAAGTGCTGGAGCGCCGCGCCGAGCAGCAGCTCGACGCCAATACCTATGGCCTGGGCTCGCGCACCCAGGAACTGGCGGCGCGCTTCGCCGCCCGCCACCCGCGCGTCGAGTCCGGCCTGCGTGAACTGGGGCAAATCCTGTCCAATATGGGCATCTAG
- a CDS encoding YgiQ family radical SAM protein: MSRAEMDKLGWDSCDIILITGDAYIDHPSFGMALVGRLLEAQGYRVGIISQPDWTSVEPFRALGKPNLYWGITAGNMDSMVNRYTADRKIRSDDAYTPNAEPNKRPDRAVTVYCQRAREAFPGVPVIAGSIEASLRRIAHYDYWSDKVRRSVLFESKADLVIFGNAERALVDVTRRIAAGENIKTIRDLRGTAFLVPQGWLPDEEWSVHNSTRVDVPGRIDKQPNPYAMALEDPKTCALDNAAPEPEVKPVVIMTREQRQAAAREKAAKTVVRLPSFETVSEDPVMYAHASRVFHLESNPGNARALVQAHGDRDVWLNPPPLPLAMDEMDNVYDLPYARAPHPSYGKAHIPAWEMIRYSVNIMRGCFGGCTFCSITEHEGRIIQSRSEPSILREIELIRDTTKNFAGTITDLGGPTANMYRLACKDKKIEESCRRLSCVYPTICSNLGTDHSKLISLYRKARAIPGIKKILIGSGLRYDLAVRSPEYVKELVTHHVGGLLKIAPEHTEAGTLSKMMKPGIGAYDEFKRLFDKYSVEAGKKQYLIPYFIAAHPGSTDEDMLNLALWLKKNNFKLDQVQTFTPTPMAMATTMYHSRKNPLAKVTEDSEVVETAKSGKTRKLHKAFLRYYDPENWPILREGLKRMGRSDLIGNGERHLIPPPGGELPGAAREERRPAGAPPKGRTVEVAPRRGGQRIAAAGSARTSASAPSAKVKPSILSTIKSKPKAIRK, from the coding sequence ATGTCCCGCGCCGAAATGGACAAATTGGGCTGGGATTCGTGCGACATCATCCTGATCACGGGCGACGCCTACATCGACCACCCGAGCTTCGGCATGGCCCTGGTCGGCCGCCTGCTCGAGGCGCAAGGCTACCGCGTCGGCATCATCAGCCAGCCCGACTGGACCTCGGTCGAGCCGTTCCGCGCGCTGGGCAAGCCCAATCTGTACTGGGGCATCACCGCCGGCAATATGGACTCGATGGTCAACCGCTACACGGCCGACCGCAAGATCCGTTCCGACGACGCCTATACCCCCAACGCCGAGCCGAACAAGCGCCCCGACCGCGCCGTGACCGTATATTGCCAGCGCGCCCGCGAAGCCTTCCCCGGCGTGCCGGTGATCGCCGGCAGCATCGAAGCCTCGCTGCGCCGCATCGCCCACTACGACTACTGGTCGGATAAAGTGCGGCGCTCGGTGCTGTTCGAGTCGAAGGCCGACCTGGTCATCTTCGGCAATGCCGAACGGGCCCTGGTCGACGTCACCCGCCGCATCGCGGCCGGCGAGAACATCAAGACCATCCGCGACCTGCGCGGCACCGCCTTCCTGGTGCCGCAGGGCTGGCTGCCGGACGAAGAATGGTCGGTGCACAACTCCACCCGCGTGGACGTGCCGGGCCGCATCGACAAGCAGCCGAACCCGTACGCGATGGCGCTGGAAGACCCGAAGACCTGCGCGCTCGATAACGCCGCGCCGGAGCCGGAAGTCAAACCGGTGGTCATCATGACGCGCGAGCAGCGCCAGGCCGCGGCGCGCGAAAAGGCGGCCAAGACCGTGGTGCGCCTGCCGAGTTTTGAAACCGTCAGCGAGGACCCGGTGATGTACGCGCACGCGTCGCGCGTGTTCCACCTGGAGTCGAACCCCGGCAACGCGCGCGCGCTGGTGCAGGCGCACGGCGACCGCGACGTCTGGCTCAATCCGCCGCCGCTGCCGCTGGCCATGGACGAGATGGACAACGTCTACGACCTGCCGTACGCGCGCGCGCCGCACCCGAGCTATGGCAAGGCCCACATCCCGGCCTGGGAAATGATCCGCTACTCGGTCAACATCATGCGCGGCTGCTTCGGCGGCTGCACCTTCTGCTCGATCACCGAACATGAAGGCCGCATCATCCAGAGCCGCTCGGAGCCGTCGATCCTGCGCGAGATCGAGCTGATCCGCGACACGACCAAGAACTTCGCCGGCACCATCACCGACCTGGGCGGCCCGACGGCGAATATGTACCGCCTGGCCTGCAAGGACAAGAAGATCGAGGAAAGCTGCCGCCGCCTGTCGTGCGTGTACCCGACCATCTGCTCCAACCTGGGCACCGACCACAGCAAGCTGATTTCGCTGTACCGCAAGGCGCGCGCGATCCCCGGCATCAAGAAGATTTTGATCGGTTCGGGCCTGCGCTACGACCTGGCGGTGCGCTCGCCCGAGTACGTGAAAGAGCTGGTGACCCACCACGTGGGCGGCCTGCTCAAGATCGCTCCGGAGCACACCGAAGCCGGCACCTTGTCGAAGATGATGAAGCCGGGCATCGGCGCCTACGACGAGTTCAAGCGCCTGTTCGACAAGTATTCGGTCGAGGCGGGCAAGAAGCAGTACCTGATCCCGTACTTCATCGCGGCCCACCCCGGCTCGACCGACGAGGACATGCTGAACCTGGCGCTGTGGCTCAAGAAGAACAACTTCAAGCTCGACCAGGTGCAGACCTTCACGCCGACGCCGATGGCGATGGCGACCACCATGTACCACTCGCGCAAGAACCCGCTGGCCAAGGTCACCGAGGATTCGGAGGTCGTCGAGACCGCCAAGAGCGGCAAGACCCGCAAGCTGCACAAGGCCTTCCTGCGCTACTACGATCCGGAGAACTGGCCGATCCTGCGCGAGGGTCTCAAGCGCATGGGACGTTCGGACTTGATCGGCAATGGCGAGCGGCATCTGATTCCGCCGCCGGGCGGCGAGTTGCCGGGGGCGGCGCGTGAGGAGCGTCGTCCGGCCGGTGCGCCGCCGAAGGGCCGCACGGTCGAGGTGGCGCCGCGACGCGGCGGCCAGCGCATCGCGGCAGCAGGTTCGGCCAGAACGTCGGCCAGCGCACCGTCTGCCAAGGTGAAGCCGTCGATCCTGTCGACCATCAAGTCCAAGCCGAAGGCCATCAGGAAGTAA
- a CDS encoding AI-2E family transporter yields MSPVPGIVNGPERAGPVVWTGIVAATCLLLLVVQQLLWLFLPFIFGTVLYYVLLGPMQRMVRSGFSRNAAAVWVCALFFTLAALALALALSWSDGPEEESWEATIGLYLDGGVAFVRNSLAMLEARFPILAGMRLTSTVDMAFSTYTNDFAQNHLGDIVVGVMTWVPSLLLAPFLTFFLLRDGVRFKKFLARAVPNAYFERALYLLHEVDQTARRYFEGLLKLTVLDTLVLALGLWVIGVSSPLLLGLISAVLAWVPFVGSIAGCVLVVIVASTDAPGNPLMAYGAIGVFVLVRLLDDFLFMPLTLGRSLHIHPLVTVLMIFIGGMLAGVVGLMLVLPLLGVVMVIGETLGTLVTNPRLRARHRYARALRTRQASVDLDIARERRGAPTPNGALNATSSTPPEA; encoded by the coding sequence ATGAGTCCGGTGCCGGGCATCGTCAACGGCCCCGAGCGCGCCGGTCCCGTGGTCTGGACCGGGATCGTCGCCGCCACCTGCCTGCTGCTGCTGGTAGTCCAGCAACTGCTGTGGCTATTCCTGCCCTTCATCTTCGGCACGGTGCTCTATTACGTCCTGCTGGGACCGATGCAGCGGATGGTGCGCTCGGGCTTCAGCCGCAACGCCGCGGCGGTCTGGGTCTGCGCCCTGTTCTTCACGCTGGCCGCGCTGGCGCTGGCGCTGGCCCTGAGCTGGAGCGACGGGCCGGAAGAAGAATCGTGGGAAGCGACCATCGGCCTCTACCTGGATGGCGGCGTGGCGTTTGTCCGCAACTCGCTGGCCATGCTCGAGGCGCGCTTCCCGATCCTGGCCGGGATGCGGCTGACCTCGACCGTCGACATGGCGTTCAGCACCTATACCAACGACTTCGCGCAGAACCACCTGGGCGACATCGTGGTCGGCGTCATGACCTGGGTGCCGTCGCTGCTGCTGGCGCCCTTCCTCACCTTCTTCCTGCTGCGCGACGGCGTGCGCTTCAAGAAGTTTTTGGCGCGGGCGGTGCCGAATGCCTACTTCGAGCGTGCGCTCTATCTGCTGCACGAGGTCGACCAGACCGCGCGCCGCTATTTCGAGGGGCTGCTGAAGCTGACCGTGCTGGACACGCTGGTGCTGGCGCTGGGGCTGTGGGTGATCGGGGTGTCCTCGCCCTTGCTGCTCGGCTTGATCTCGGCGGTGCTGGCCTGGGTGCCGTTCGTCGGCTCCATCGCCGGCTGCGTGCTGGTGGTGATCGTGGCGTCGACCGATGCGCCGGGCAATCCGCTGATGGCCTATGGGGCGATCGGCGTGTTCGTGCTGGTGCGGCTGCTGGACGATTTCCTGTTCATGCCGCTGACGCTCGGGCGCAGCCTGCATATCCACCCGCTGGTCACGGTGCTGATGATTTTTATCGGCGGCATGCTGGCGGGCGTGGTCGGGCTGATGCTGGTGCTGCCGCTGCTGGGGGTGGTCATGGTGATCGGCGAGACGCTGGGGACGCTGGTGACCAATCCGCGGCTGCGGGCACGGCATCGCTATGCACGCGCGTTGCGCACCAGGCAGGCCAGCGTGGACCTGGACATCGCGCGCGAACGGCGTGGGGCGCCGACGCCGAATGGCGCGCTGAACGCGACGTCCAGCACGCCCCCAGAGGCATGA